In a single window of the Bacteroidota bacterium genome:
- the bshB1 gene encoding bacillithiol biosynthesis deacetylase BshB1, whose product MKLDILAFGAHPDDVELGCSGTILHHNSLGLQTGIIDLTRGELGTRGNADLRVKEAQKAAEILEVKVRENLLFADGFFNTDQYHLLQVIKKLRHYKPKVVLCNAMSDRHPDHGRAGKLISDACFYSGLIKIETNMNGFPQEAWRPDSVYHYVQDRYIKPDIAIDITAFMEQKTTAILAFSSQFFNPDSIEPQTPISGEDFLEVVKSRAADFGRQIGVRYAEGYTVERLIGVNSFFDLK is encoded by the coding sequence ATGAAACTTGATATTCTTGCCTTTGGTGCTCATCCCGATGATGTTGAACTTGGCTGTTCAGGCACCATTTTGCACCATAATTCCCTTGGATTGCAAACCGGAATAATTGATCTTACCCGTGGTGAACTAGGAACCAGGGGTAATGCAGATTTAAGGGTAAAAGAGGCTCAAAAAGCGGCAGAAATACTTGAAGTAAAAGTAAGAGAAAATCTTTTATTTGCCGATGGATTTTTCAATACAGACCAGTATCATTTGTTACAAGTGATTAAAAAATTAAGGCATTATAAGCCAAAGGTTGTTCTCTGTAATGCCATGTCAGACAGACATCCTGATCATGGTAGAGCAGGCAAGCTTATTTCAGATGCTTGTTTTTATTCAGGATTAATAAAGATTGAAACAAATATGAATGGTTTTCCGCAAGAAGCCTGGAGACCCGATTCTGTTTATCATTATGTACAGGATAGGTATATAAAACCCGATATTGCAATAGATATTACTGCCTTTATGGAGCAAAAAACAACAGCAATACTTGCCTTTTCATCCCAGTTTTTTAATCCTGATTCCATAGAACCCCAAACCCCTATATCAGGTGAAGATTTCCTGGAAGTGGTAAAATCAAGGGCCGCTGATTTTGGCCGCCAAATAGGAGTAAGGTATGCAGAGGGTTATACGGTTGAAAGATTAATTGGAGTGAATAGCTTCTTTGACCTTAAATAG
- a CDS encoding glutathione peroxidase, with the protein MNVNFFIFLVLIPVIGCAQGNKSKNTNTKNQVTMKTLHEYRATTIDGNEFNFSELKGKKVMIVNTASKCGLTPQYVQLEQLYKKYGAEKFVIIGFPANDFLGQEPASNEEIAAFCQKNYGVSFQMMEKISVKGKAIHPIYQWLTLKEQNGVQDASVTWNFQKFLIDENGNWVKSVSPKESPDSEEVLNWLNN; encoded by the coding sequence ATGAATGTAAATTTTTTTATTTTCCTTGTATTAATACCAGTAATTGGTTGCGCACAGGGAAATAAGTCGAAAAACACGAACACGAAAAATCAAGTAACTATGAAAACATTGCATGAATATAGGGCCACTACCATTGATGGAAATGAATTTAATTTTTCGGAACTTAAAGGGAAAAAAGTAATGATAGTAAATACGGCCTCCAAATGCGGACTTACTCCCCAATATGTTCAATTAGAGCAATTATACAAGAAATATGGAGCCGAAAAGTTTGTAATTATAGGTTTTCCTGCAAATGATTTTCTTGGCCAAGAACCGGCAAGCAATGAGGAAATTGCCGCATTTTGCCAAAAAAATTACGGTGTTTCTTTTCAAATGATGGAAAAAATATCAGTAAAGGGAAAGGCAATCCATCCCATATATCAATGGTTGACATTGAAGGAACAAAATGGTGTGCAAGATGCTTCAGTAACATGGAATTTTCAGAAATTTTTAATAGATGAAAACGGCAATTGGGTTAAATCGGTTTCCCCTAAAGAAAGCCCTGATTCTGAAGAGGTGTTAAACTGGCTCAACAATTAG